TTGGCCATTTTCGTCTCGGTCTAGTTCTACATCATTCCAAAGCCAAAGGTCGGCTTGGCCATCGCCATTAAAGTCTAGGTCTAAAAAAGCGGGCAATCCATCTTGGTCCACATCCAGTTGGGCAAGATCTAATTGAGCATAATCATGCCAGCCGTCTAGATCTTCATCAATAAAATCATCCACTTGGCCATTGCCATCTTGATCGAGCATACCTGCTTCTACTAGGTCAGAAATACCGTCATTATCGCTATCGAGGTCCAGATAGTTTGCTAATCCATCGCCATCTTGATCGGCTAAGGGGTAAGCTTGTTCTATATAATTGGGGATGCCATCATTATCGGCATCAAAATCAAGTTCATCGGCAATGCCGTCTTGGTCCATATCCTGTTGAGCGAAGATAAAAGTTGGCGCCAAGAGCAGTAAAGCAAAAAGAATAATTTTGGGGAAATTCATAAGGAGGAGCTTTGCGTGTTTTGGAATAAGTTGTCTTATTCTAATAATACAAAGTTAGGCCTCAAGTCACTGATTTTTAGTGGTTTTAATCGCATAAACCAAATTTAGGTAGTTCTTCGGGCTCGCTCAGTACTTTCCCTATGCGTATTTTACCTAAATAACTGTTCAATTTAGTTTTTATGCTCCTTCTCTAAGTTGGCCAACCAATTTAGCGCTTTTTCTCGCTCATTAAATATTTTGACCGGGCTGGGGATTTTATTCATTTGCAGGAAGAAGTTGGCCAACATTTTAGATAAGACCGATTTTATTTGGATCGCGCCAGCAATAATATGCAAACGTTCGTCTTCATAAATTTTTAACCGACGGGCTTCTTTAGACACCGATTTCATTTCGGAGAGATTGACCAAAAAGGTAAAAGGTTGGCCAGCAGAAAATTCTGCGGCGGTATCGGCCCAAATATCCATTTCGGCTACATCAATATGTGCACCGGCGGTAATATCACAAATAAATACCCCATTTTGTAGGTACATCTTCCCCCAAGGCAGTTGCTTTTCCATGCAATTTTATTTTAAGGCTACAAAAGTAGTATTTTTGTTCTGCTTTAAGGAAAAGCCAGCGGAATTTTGCTCCTTGTTGTTGGGTGGCCTGCTAATTGAAAGCCGCTAATTGAAAGGGGGAGTTTATAAGCTGCATAAATTTCATAAGCATCTTAAAAAGTTGTTTTTTCTTGCTGGTTTTAGATCCAAAAAAAAATGAGCCGACAGTTGAAACCATCGGCTCATAAAAGATGAACTAAAATCTTTTCTGTTTTTTATGCCATTGCTAATTGAAAGCCACTAATTGAAAGGGGGAATTAAGGGCCGAAGAAAAAAGCGCTGAAAAAAACTAAAGTTGTGCGGCCTAGCGATGTGCAGCAGTGGCCGTCAGGCCAGACCCAGCAAAAAACTTGTTTTTTTGCGCAGGGCCGAGCGAACAGCGAGCTGCGAAACGTAGCGCCTGCCGCAGGCAGGAGGCCCAAAAAAATAGAAAAACAAAAAAAGGCGGAAAAACCAGATCGATTTTTCCGCCCATGCTAAAAAGAACGCTTCATCTGAATCATTAGACTGGATTAGGGGTTTTATTTGGATATAGCTCAACTGCCTTTTTAGGCAAAGTGTTGCTTCAGAAATGCTTTATAGTTCGCAAATTCTTCTTCGGCTCTGGCGTTTTTTTCTATATCGTGAAAATGCAAGCTCCCTTTAAACTCAAGGCCTACAAAAGCATTCATTCTATGAAAAGGGAAGAGGGCACCTTCATCAACAGATTTTTGTTGAAAAAACTCGCCTTCCCATTCAAAAGCTTCCTTGGGAGCATTCCAACTACTGGTTATCAAGTAGTTGCGACCATGCAGTAAGCCTCCAGTTCCGTAATTGACTTTTGGGTTTTTAGAAGATCGACCATCGCTGGTATAAATCCGCCCATGCCCCTTTGTGAAAACCCGATCAATATATTCCTTAAAACGAAAAGGCATATGAAACCACCAAATTGGCATATGATAAATGATGGTGTCGGCCCAAAGAAATTTCTGTACTTCTGTCTCTACATCATATTCTTCACTTAGTTTAGTGTATTGTAGTTCATAGCTCTCTTTGGGAGCAAAAAAATCAAGATCAATATCTAATAGACTTTGGTTAAATCGACCGGGAGAATGACCGAATGGAAATCCGGCATTTATGACAAAAATATGTTGCTTTTTCATGCTAATGATGTATTTAGAAAGTAAAGGGAGGACCGTCCCTCCTTATTGCAACACAAAATTAAGCGTTATCTTTGCTAGCAACAATCAATAATTTTTAATTTAGCTATTAGTATTTTTATACTATCAGGCTTAAGCAATCAAATTATGCTCAATTTAGAATGGCTCCGTAGCTTTAAAGCAATTTATGAAGAAGGGAATATTAGCCGAGCTGCTCCAAAATTGTATAGCTCTCAACCTGGCCTTAGCATGCAATTAAGGGCTTTAGAGCAGCATCTAGGCTATAAACTGTTTATTCGAGCAGGCCGACAAATGAAGCCCACAGAAGAAGCTAAGCAGCTACATGCCTACGTTCTGCCCGCACTAGAACGTCTAGAGCAGGTCGAAGAACTTTTTCAACAAACTGCTTTACAAAAACGAGAACGAATTCGTATTGGCCTTTGCTCCGAAATTTTTTCATTGGTTTTGGCGCCCCAATTATCAACACTCTCTTTTGATGTACATGCCCGCTTTGCCGATAATTCTACTCTTTTTAAAGAATTGGAACAAGGCCTGTTAGATCTCTTAATTACAGCTCAGCCCCTAGATCATAGTCTAAAAAAACGCTTCGAAGCAGCGCATTTTTCTCAAGAACAACTTTACCTTGTTGGCTCTAAAAATTTAGACCTTTCTCCTTTTCGACAGGCCATTGAAGCCCAGGATTATAAGCGATTAACGCAGCAGCTAAGAGAATTTCCATGGTATGCAGTGATTAATGAAATGGAACATAGCCGCCGATTTTGGTCCGATAATTTTGACGAATCGCTGCCTTTTCAACCCAATTTCATGCTGCCCAGCCTAGCTACGATTATTCAGTGCCTAAAAACACAAGAAGGGCTAGCTATTATTCCAGATATTTTGATCCAAAAAGAGCTAGAAAGTAAGGAGCTGCAGCTGATTTGGAGCGGAAAAACACCTTCTGTTAACCCACTCTATTTTATTCGAGATAAACATAGCCGAAAAGAGAAAGAGTTGGAGTTGCTCAAGGCTATTTTTAAACAGAAAATGCCCCCGCAGATCAAAAAAGAGCTGCAGTCCTAGGATAGAAAAACAAAAAAAGGCGGAAAAACCAGATCGATTTTTCCGCCCATGCTAAAAAGAAGGCTTAATCTAAATAATTTTCCTCGGGAACGGTCCAGCTAGAAGGCACCACATAACCCTGCACCTTACTTTTGGGATAGGCTTTTATGCACACCTTATTGCCCTGGTTTCCGCCAAGGGTAAGAATATGGCTGTCGGTTTGGCCGGCTACAAAACCGACATGTCCGCCGCCAGAGCGACTAAAAACGACGATGGCCCCATAGGCGGGCTTGTCAATTTTTCGCCCATAATCAAGGTATTTTTTTGCTCGACCGCCATCATAATAACTGAGTGCGGGCTGTCCCGATTTTTTGAGACAATGCGAAACGAAGGCCGCGCACCAGTTGGCTGTTTTTACGGTTTGTTTGTGCGCCCATTCGTCATAAGTGCCCAATTCTTGGAAGAGCATTTTGACAAAGGGGTCATCTTTTACCATTTTTGCCGTTTCGGCTTTGCCTTTATAGCCTTCTGCTTTGCTGATCCAGGCGGGCTTTTGATAGTTTCCTTCTTTTTCAGAAGTTTTGCCATCATCAGTTGGCTGATCTTCTGTGACCGTATTATCATTTTCGGCAGAGGGCGTATCATTATTTTCGCTAGCACTTGCATGGCCAAAAAGGGAGCCCGCGGTTTTTCCGCCCACTTCAATCAAGCCATCTTGCCAACCAAAGGTTTTTTGCTGGTAGTTTCTGATGGCCTTAATCGTGAGGGGGCCGACATCGCCATCTACGGCTAGGCCTGCATCATTTTTGGCATTTAGTGTTTTTTGGACCAAAACGGCATCGGCTTTTTTGTTTTCTCCGCCTTTACCGACCGAGGCCGAAATGCTGCTATTGGCGGTGGGGGTTTCTTCATTTTCCTCTTTGCCAGAAGGCTCATCATCTTCCTCTAGGCCTTCTTCATCGGGCATATCGAGGCCTTGTTTTTTTGGCAAAGCTTTCAATATGGTCAGATTGTCTTTGGACCTTATCCTCATATTCTTTATCCGAAGCATAGCGCTGCTCCTTCTCATTGGTAAAGTTTTTCTCTAATTCGTCGGCATCTTTGGTCGAGAGATAATCTTCGGCCATCAAATCAAAGTACATTTCGATACCGGCATTCATATCGGGCAATTGGTCCAAAAAGTTGGCATCTCCAGAATCGTAGACGCCCACATTGAAAGGCGATTTTTCGCTACCTTCTCGATTGCCACGGCTACCAAAAAAGGTTTCAAATTGCAATTGCGACAACATCATTTCTACGGGCACCACTTTTTTGATGTCGCCATATTTGAGGTAAGTTTTGAGGGCGGCATCGGCTAGGGCTTGGCCAGTAATTGGGCTTTTTTTGCCCTTACCATATTTGGCCATTTTTTCGTCAATATACTTTTGCGCCAAGGCTGCATAATCGGCAAAATAATCTTTTTCAGCCGCGGTCAAGCTGCTTTTGTCCACCACCACCTGCGAGCGCTCTTTCATAAAGTCATCAAAACTCCAACGCTTGTTCGGATCTACCTCAAATTGTGGTTCTCGGCCCAGTTCTTCTTTAGTTTCTTCTGTGCTGCTTGTGGCCGCCGAAGAAGCCGCCAAAGCTTTATCCAAACGCTGGTTAATTCGGCCCATCAAGGCCTCAATTTCCGAAATC
This genomic interval from Saprospira grandis contains the following:
- a CDS encoding LysR family transcriptional regulator, producing MLNLEWLRSFKAIYEEGNISRAAPKLYSSQPGLSMQLRALEQHLGYKLFIRAGRQMKPTEEAKQLHAYVLPALERLEQVEELFQQTALQKRERIRIGLCSEIFSLVLAPQLSTLSFDVHARFADNSTLFKELEQGLLDLLITAQPLDHSLKKRFEAAHFSQEQLYLVGSKNLDLSPFRQAIEAQDYKRLTQQLREFPWYAVINEMEHSRRFWSDNFDESLPFQPNFMLPSLATIIQCLKTQEGLAIIPDILIQKELESKELQLIWSGKTPSVNPLYFIRDKHSRKEKELELLKAIFKQKMPPQIKKELQS
- a CDS encoding thrombospondin, with product MNFPKIILFALLLLAPTFIFAQQDMDQDGIADELDFDADNDGIPNYIEQAYPLADQDGDGLANYLDLDSDNDGISDLVEAGMLDQDGNGQVDDFIDEDLDGWHDYAQLDLAQLDVDQDGLPAFLDLDFNGDGQADLWLWNDVELDRDENGQVDNFRDLDQDGFDDRFDGDLLNIQMPGELRNTPQKYISLQNRLLQQATTTVNSCKEADEYGRCYDNDM
- a CDS encoding TIGR02594 family protein, with amino-acid sequence MPDEEGLEEDDEPSGKEENEETPTANSSISASVGKGGENKKADAVLVQKTLNAKNDAGLAVDGDVGPLTIKAIRNYQQKTFGWQDGLIEVGGKTAGSLFGHASASENNDTPSAENDNTVTEDQPTDDGKTSEKEGNYQKPAWISKAEGYKGKAETAKMVKDDPFVKMLFQELGTYDEWAHKQTVKTANWCAAFVSHCLKKSGQPALSYYDGGRAKKYLDYGRKIDKPAYGAIVVFSRSGGGHVGFVAGQTDSHILTLGGNQGNKVCIKAYPKSKVQGYVVPSSWTVPEENYLD
- a CDS encoding STAS/SEC14 domain-containing protein produces the protein MEKQLPWGKMYLQNGVFICDITAGAHIDVAEMDIWADTAAEFSAGQPFTFLVNLSEMKSVSKEARRLKIYEDERLHIIAGAIQIKSVLSKMLANFFLQMNKIPSPVKIFNEREKALNWLANLEKEHKN
- a CDS encoding NAD(P)H-dependent oxidoreductase; translated protein: MKKQHIFVINAGFPFGHSPGRFNQSLLDIDLDFFAPKESYELQYTKLSEEYDVETEVQKFLWADTIIYHMPIWWFHMPFRFKEYIDRVFTKGHGRIYTSDGRSSKNPKVNYGTGGLLHGRNYLITSSWNAPKEAFEWEGEFFQQKSVDEGALFPFHRMNAFVGLEFKGSLHFHDIEKNARAEEEFANYKAFLKQHFA